Part of the Candidatus Neptunochlamydia vexilliferae genome is shown below.
GCGATGCGATCAGTGGGTGCCGCCGCTTTTTAGACCGTTTTTATGCCCTTGTTTTTTCCGATAAAGTGGCTGAAAGCGACGAAGGGTTAAAGCTTGCCCACCGCCTTGTCCATGGCGTCCAAAAAGATATCGAAGAGATGCTTTTTAATACGGCCATTGCGAAGATGATGGAGTTTGTCAATGCCTTTAGCAAGCTCAAAACCTACTCCAAAAAAGCGCTCGCAATGGCCGTTCAAGCCCTAGCCCCTTTTGCCCCCCACATTGCCGAAGAGTGTTGGAGCCACCTGGGCCATACCGACTCGATCACTTACGCTGCCTATCCCAAGGCGGACCCTAAATACCTTACAGAAGAAAGTGCCACCTATGTGGTTCAAATCAATGGGAAATTCCGCGGCAAATGGGAGCTCCCTAAAGGGCAAACCCAGGAAACCCTCTTAGAAGCAGTCCAAAAGGATGAAAAACTGGCCAAGTATCTGACTGGAGAGATCGTGAAGGTGATTTTTGTTCCCGATAAGCTTTTGAATATCGTTGTAAAGCCATGATCCGGTTTTTTTATGACATTGCCATCTTTGCCCTTTTGATCCTTTTCTCTCCCAACTTCTTCTTTAAGGGAAAATATCGGAAAAGCTTAGCGGCTCGCCTCAAGGGAAAAGCTCCCCAAGGAGATAAAAAACTGGTCATCTGGCTCCATGCCGTTTCAATGGGAGAGACCAAAGCTCTTTCGACCCTCGTTCCCCATATAAGAAGGAGCCACCCCGATGCCTTTATCTTTGTCACGACGGTAACAGAAACAGGACAAGAAGAGGCAAAGAAAATCATCTCTGAGGCCGATGCGATCCACTACCTTCCCTTCGACTTTTCGTGGGTCATCAACCCTTTCGTTAAAATCTTAAAGCCCGACCTCCTAATCTTGGTTGAAGGGGACTATTGGCTGAACCTCCTCATCGCCGTCAAAAAAGAGGGGGGGAAAGTGGTCGTTGCCAATGGAAAGCTCTCTGAAAAATCGCTCAAGCGCTACCTTGCCTTCCGCTCCTTTAGCCGCCCTCTTTTTAACACCGTGGACCACTTCTGCCTTCAAGGAGAGACCTACCTTGAGCGCTTTTTAAAGCTCGGGATTCCTCCCGAAAAGCTCACCATTACCGGTAATTTGAAGTTTGACATTCCCGCAAAACAGGGGAAAACCCTCTCTCTTCCTTTAGAAGAGGGGGACAAAGTGATCACGCTCGGCTCAACCCATGAAGGGGAGGAGACCCTCCTTCTCAAGCAGCTTGCCCCTTTTCTTGCAAAAGATCCTCATCTTAAGGTGCTCGTAGTGCCCCGTCATCCTGAGCGGTTTAAGCGGGTAAAAAGTCTTATCAACCATCCCCAAGTGACCGTCATCGATCAGATGGGGGTTCTCCCTGCCTGCTATGCCCTTTCTCACCTAGCCATCGTGGGGGGGAGTTTTGTAAAAGGGGTGGGAGGCCACGATGTTTTTGAGCCGGCCAAGATGGGAGTGCCCAGCCTGTTTGGCCCCTATATGCATACCCAAGTGGAGCTCGATCGGGCTCTTACCCAAGCGGGGGCTGGCATTAAAGTCGACGCAGCCCACCTTCCCGCTATTGTTGAAAAACTTCTTAACGATCCGAAGCTCCATGAAGAGATGGGAGAGAGGGGAAAAGCCTTTGCTCAAAAGGCTGTTGGAGCTGCATTCCGCACTTGGAACATCCTTTCAAAAAACTTGCTATAAATAGCTAATTTCCTTATACTTATTTCAATTAATTTTACATAAGGAGGAATAATGACCACTATTGGAGAAATCAATGGTGGGGGAACCGATATCCCCCTTTCTA
Proteins encoded:
- a CDS encoding 3-deoxy-D-manno-octulosonic acid transferase; protein product: MIRFFYDIAIFALLILFSPNFFFKGKYRKSLAARLKGKAPQGDKKLVIWLHAVSMGETKALSTLVPHIRRSHPDAFIFVTTVTETGQEEAKKIISEADAIHYLPFDFSWVINPFVKILKPDLLILVEGDYWLNLLIAVKKEGGKVVVANGKLSEKSLKRYLAFRSFSRPLFNTVDHFCLQGETYLERFLKLGIPPEKLTITGNLKFDIPAKQGKTLSLPLEEGDKVITLGSTHEGEETLLLKQLAPFLAKDPHLKVLVVPRHPERFKRVKSLINHPQVTVIDQMGVLPACYALSHLAIVGGSFVKGVGGHDVFEPAKMGVPSLFGPYMHTQVELDRALTQAGAGIKVDAAHLPAIVEKLLNDPKLHEEMGERGKAFAQKAVGAAFRTWNILSKNLL